One Chitinophagaceae bacterium C216 genomic window carries:
- the glmS gene encoding Glutamine--fructose-6-phosphate aminotransferase [isomerizing], whose protein sequence is MCGIVGYTGHRQAYPIVIKGLKRLEYRGYDSAGVALQQDNKITIYKKKGKVSDLEDAIGTSNISGTTGIGHTRWATHGEPSDRNAHPHYSASGKIAMIHNGIIENYAQLKTELEKKGYSFKSDTDTEVLLNFIEEIKTHNNCSLEEAIRIALKRVTGAYVILVIDDENPDTIIAARKGSPLVIGVGKNEHFLGSDASPMLEYTKEVVYVNDYELAIVKPDELILKNLGNEKITPYVQKLDMELADIEKGGYDHFMLKEIFEQPTSIYDCLRGRLDANAGSITLSGIEQHADKIINANRIIIIACGTSWHAGLTAEYIIEELCRINVEVEYASEFRYRNPIINEGDVILAISQSGETADTLVAIENAKSKGATILGVVNVVGSSIARASHAGVYTHAGPEIGVASTKAFTAQLTVLTMIALKLAYVKGTLSMHRYRELLKELDSVPEKVAWILNHQKSIKRIAEKYKDAHSFLYLGRGYNFPIALEGALKLKEISYIHAEGYPAAEMKHGPIALVDENLPVVFVATKDTYHEKILSNMQEIKARKGKLIAVVTEGDEVASKLCDDVLVVPEADEIIAPLLNVIPLQLLSYYIGVAKGYDVDKPRNLAKSVTVE, encoded by the coding sequence ATGTGTGGAATTGTTGGTTACACAGGACATAGACAAGCATATCCAATAGTTATAAAAGGATTAAAGAGATTAGAATATAGAGGATACGACAGTGCAGGCGTAGCACTTCAACAAGACAACAAGATCACCATCTATAAAAAGAAAGGTAAAGTAAGCGACCTTGAAGATGCCATAGGCACCAGTAATATATCTGGCACCACAGGTATCGGGCATACACGCTGGGCGACACACGGAGAACCTAGCGATCGCAATGCTCATCCACACTATTCTGCCAGTGGAAAAATCGCCATGATTCATAATGGGATTATTGAAAACTACGCCCAATTAAAAACCGAACTGGAAAAGAAAGGTTATAGTTTTAAAAGCGATACCGACACCGAAGTGCTTTTAAACTTTATCGAAGAAATCAAAACACACAATAATTGCTCGCTTGAAGAAGCCATTCGCATTGCCCTAAAACGCGTAACGGGGGCATATGTAATTCTGGTAATTGATGATGAAAATCCCGATACGATTATTGCCGCTCGAAAAGGTAGTCCTCTCGTTATCGGAGTAGGCAAGAACGAGCATTTTCTGGGTTCCGATGCCTCACCTATGCTCGAGTACACTAAGGAAGTTGTATATGTCAACGATTACGAGCTGGCGATCGTAAAACCCGATGAACTCATACTGAAAAACCTCGGCAATGAAAAAATTACGCCTTATGTACAAAAGCTGGATATGGAGTTGGCCGACATTGAAAAAGGCGGTTATGATCACTTCATGCTGAAGGAAATTTTCGAACAGCCCACTTCTATTTACGACTGTTTGCGCGGACGCTTGGATGCCAATGCAGGTAGCATCACGCTCTCTGGTATTGAGCAACATGCTGACAAAATCATCAATGCCAACAGAATTATCATTATCGCCTGTGGCACCAGCTGGCATGCTGGTCTCACTGCGGAATACATTATCGAAGAGCTTTGTCGCATTAATGTAGAAGTAGAGTACGCATCAGAGTTCCGCTACCGAAACCCCATTATTAACGAAGGAGATGTTATACTGGCTATCAGCCAGAGTGGTGAAACAGCCGATACACTTGTTGCAATTGAGAACGCCAAATCTAAAGGGGCCACCATATTAGGCGTGGTAAATGTAGTAGGCTCTTCCATTGCCAGAGCATCACATGCAGGAGTTTACACCCATGCGGGACCGGAAATCGGAGTAGCCTCTACCAAAGCCTTTACAGCACAGCTTACGGTACTTACCATGATTGCTTTAAAGCTCGCCTATGTGAAAGGCACTTTATCCATGCATCGCTACCGCGAATTATTGAAAGAACTGGATTCGGTACCGGAAAAAGTTGCCTGGATTCTGAATCATCAAAAAAGTATTAAACGAATTGCTGAAAAATATAAAGATGCTCATAGTTTCCTTTATTTGGGACGCGGATACAACTTCCCTATTGCATTGGAAGGTGCACTAAAGCTGAAAGAAATTTCTTACATCCATGCCGAAGGCTATCCTGCTGCTGAAATGAAACACGGTCCCATTGCGCTCGTAGATGAAAACCTGCCCGTCGTATTTGTAGCTACCAAAGACACTTATCATGAAAAGATTCTCAGTAATATGCAGGAAATAAAGGCACGAAAAGGTAAACTGATAGCTGTTGTTACCGAAGGTGATGAGGTAGCTTCTAAACTTTGCGACGATGTATTGGTAGTGCCCGAAGCTGATGAAATTATTGCACCATTATTGAATGTAATACCACTGCAACTTTTATCCTATTACATCGGAGTGGCGAAAGGCTATGATGTGGACAAACCGCGAAATCTGGCTAAAAGCGTAACTGTTGAATAA
- a CDS encoding Magnesium transporter MgtE, producing the protein MNLEDGKISLAEQFENIIASGNKSEIKAFLDDQNISDVVELVYEYPEYATQIIANMSMHRAVNVFKLLETTEQKNIIQQLAPSYTAALLNELPADDRTDFLEELPANAVRELIKLLDPEERKVTLSLLGYPENSIGRLMNPDYVYVYPHNTVEEVFDTIRKYGKNSEAINVIYVINQAGELLDDIRIGEFILSDPGTKVSELMDERVISLKAYDDQESASEIFKMNNRVALPVVSESNKLLGIVTIDDILWVATEEYSEDMQKMGGTQAFGEPYLDIPLFQLFKKRILWLVVLFLGEMLTATAMAFFEDEIARAVVLTLFIPLIISSGGNSGSQASTLIIQAMAVGEVTTRDWWRVMRREIVSGLLLGTVLGIIGFLKIFIYHSIAPHLYGEHWLLLALTIGFTLIGVVLWGTLSGSMLPLLLKKLGADPAVSSAPFVATLVDVTGLVIYFTVAYLLLNGTML; encoded by the coding sequence ATGAATCTGGAGGATGGAAAAATATCGCTAGCAGAACAGTTTGAAAACATCATCGCTTCCGGTAATAAGTCCGAAATAAAGGCATTTTTGGACGATCAGAACATCAGCGATGTAGTGGAACTAGTATATGAGTACCCCGAGTACGCTACACAGATCATTGCCAATATGTCGATGCACCGTGCGGTGAATGTGTTCAAACTGCTGGAGACCACCGAACAGAAGAACATTATTCAACAACTAGCCCCCAGCTATACAGCGGCGCTTCTAAACGAACTCCCTGCCGACGACCGTACGGACTTTCTGGAAGAGTTGCCGGCCAATGCTGTACGGGAGCTCATCAAGCTTCTAGATCCGGAAGAGCGTAAAGTTACCCTCTCACTACTGGGCTATCCTGAGAACAGTATCGGGCGCTTGATGAACCCCGATTATGTATATGTCTACCCTCATAATACGGTGGAAGAAGTATTCGATACCATCCGTAAATATGGCAAGAATAGCGAAGCCATCAACGTGATTTATGTTATCAACCAAGCAGGCGAACTGCTAGACGATATTCGTATCGGTGAATTTATTTTAAGCGATCCCGGCACCAAGGTTTCCGAGCTGATGGACGAAAGAGTGATTTCGCTTAAGGCATACGACGATCAAGAGTCCGCAAGCGAAATCTTTAAGATGAACAACCGGGTGGCACTGCCTGTAGTTAGCGAAAGCAATAAACTATTGGGTATCGTTACGATTGACGATATCCTTTGGGTGGCCACCGAAGAGTATAGTGAAGACATGCAAAAGATGGGGGGTACTCAGGCATTCGGCGAACCTTATTTGGATATTCCTTTGTTCCAGCTTTTTAAAAAACGTATTCTGTGGCTGGTAGTATTATTCTTGGGAGAAATGCTTACAGCTACTGCTATGGCTTTCTTTGAAGACGAGATTGCGCGTGCTGTTGTGCTTACTTTATTTATTCCTCTCATCATTAGTAGCGGTGGGAATAGTGGTTCACAGGCTTCCACATTGATTATTCAAGCTATGGCAGTAGGCGAAGTTACCACGCGCGATTGGTGGCGTGTGATGCGTAGAGAAATCGTATCGGGACTGTTATTAGGAACCGTTCTGGGTATTATCGGATTTTTGAAAATTTTCATTTATCATTCTATTGCGCCTCACCTATATGGAGAACATTGGCTACTATTAGCACTAACGATTGGTTTCACATTAATTGGAGTAGTATTGTGGGGAACCTTGTCGGGGAGTATGCTGCCTTTATTATTGAAAAAATTAGGCGCCGACCCTGCCGTAAGCTCTGCACCTTTTGTGGCTACACTGGTGGATGTAACAGGATTGGTAATTTATTTCACTGTAGCTTATTTGCTATTGAATGGCACCATGCTGTAA
- the rnhA gene encoding Ribonuclease HI: MVKDEIVIYTDGAARGNPGPGGYGVVLMYKNHKKELSAGFRKTTNNRMELMAVIEGLKALNRYDIPVVIYSDSQYVVNAISKGWLENWIKTNFKGGKKNKDLWMQYHALAQKFKIRFEWVKGHADNPYNNRCDELATTAADGNNLAIDKGYEQEGLFEN; the protein is encoded by the coding sequence ATGGTGAAAGATGAAATTGTTATATATACTGATGGTGCAGCCCGTGGTAACCCTGGCCCGGGCGGATATGGCGTAGTGCTGATGTATAAGAATCATAAAAAGGAATTATCCGCAGGCTTTAGAAAGACTACCAACAACCGCATGGAGCTTATGGCAGTAATTGAAGGACTTAAAGCACTGAATCGATATGATATCCCTGTAGTGATTTATTCAGATAGTCAATACGTGGTTAATGCTATCTCCAAAGGATGGTTAGAAAATTGGATAAAAACCAATTTTAAAGGCGGTAAAAAGAACAAAGACCTATGGATGCAGTATCATGCTTTAGCCCAAAAGTTTAAAATTCGTTTCGAGTGGGTAAAAGGACATGCCGATAATCCGTACAATAATCGTTGCGATGAGTTGGCAACCACTGCAGCCGATGGTAACAATCTGGCTATAGATAAGGGCTACGAGCAGGAGGGGTTATTTGAAAACTAA
- a CDS encoding L-fucose mutarotase: protein MRYCLTVDLKNDATLIEEYDRHHQNVWPEIKKSIQDAGIRNMEIYRVANRLFMIMEVDETFSFEKKQAMDAANSKVQEWEALMWKYQQALPFANPGEKWVLMKKIFEL from the coding sequence ATGCGATATTGTCTTACTGTTGATTTAAAAAATGATGCTACGTTGATTGAGGAGTACGATCGACATCATCAAAACGTATGGCCTGAAATTAAAAAAAGTATTCAGGATGCAGGTATTCGTAACATGGAAATCTACAGAGTAGCCAATCGTTTGTTTATGATTATGGAGGTAGATGAAACTTTTTCATTCGAAAAGAAACAAGCCATGGATGCTGCAAATTCTAAAGTACAGGAATGGGAAGCGCTGATGTGGAAATATCAGCAGGCATTACCCTTTGCAAATCCCGGTGAGAAATGGGTGCTCATGAAGAAAATTTTTGAGTTATAA
- the nylB' gene encoding 6-aminohexanoate-dimer hydrolase: MKRIVYFLFITILFSSCYAVRAYRFRKFEYKDLDKFRVTTIKKSTRPFHFEYAQRDHSTLTSYLDSNLQNSSTYAFLVIQDDSILYEKYFAPIDSAAILPSFSVVKSFVSTLAQIAHQEGKIKSFADPVTEYLPWILKSDSRWQYVTVQHVLDMRTGVKSSETYDSPFSDVIRLGFTRNVSNRLQKPILDTLPGKFIYKSVNTQILASVIEAATGQKLQDYLYEKLWLPLGMESDATWHIDAKGTVRAFCCLNATLKDYAKIGRLYLRNGNWEGAQLLSPQWVQTILNADTMRIYQGYKNHWWSSRTIKRFQAAEEALEFIQTNPDWYYTETIRNGKVYYNANKNLKGIFAQGMLGQFLYVNPQKKLIIVRLGHNWSHPRYYAQKFIEELAEMID, encoded by the coding sequence ATGAAAAGGATTGTTTATTTTCTTTTTATAACTATTCTTTTTTCTTCTTGCTATGCTGTCAGGGCATACCGCTTCCGTAAGTTTGAATATAAAGACCTGGATAAATTCAGGGTTACTACCATCAAAAAAAGCACCCGGCCTTTTCATTTCGAATATGCTCAGCGTGATCATAGTACATTAACATCCTATCTCGATTCCAATCTTCAAAATAGTAGTACTTATGCTTTTCTAGTCATACAGGACGATAGTATACTTTATGAGAAGTATTTTGCGCCGATTGATAGTGCCGCTATTTTGCCATCCTTCTCTGTTGTCAAATCTTTTGTAAGTACGTTAGCACAAATAGCGCATCAGGAGGGTAAGATTAAGTCGTTTGCCGATCCGGTAACGGAATATTTACCTTGGATATTAAAGAGCGATTCCCGCTGGCAATATGTTACCGTGCAACACGTACTGGATATGCGCACAGGTGTGAAGAGTAGTGAGACCTACGACAGCCCATTTAGCGACGTTATTCGGTTGGGATTTACTCGTAACGTCTCCAATCGACTGCAAAAGCCAATCTTGGATACATTGCCCGGTAAGTTTATTTACAAAAGTGTCAATACCCAGATTTTAGCATCGGTAATCGAAGCGGCCACAGGGCAAAAATTACAAGATTATTTATATGAAAAATTATGGTTGCCGTTGGGTATGGAGAGCGATGCTACCTGGCATATCGATGCTAAGGGAACGGTACGAGCTTTCTGTTGTTTGAACGCCACCCTTAAAGACTATGCTAAAATCGGTAGATTGTATTTGAGAAATGGGAATTGGGAAGGTGCTCAATTATTATCACCTCAATGGGTGCAGACGATTTTAAACGCAGATACCATGCGTATTTATCAAGGATATAAAAACCACTGGTGGAGTAGTCGAACTATAAAACGATTTCAGGCAGCAGAAGAAGCTTTAGAATTCATCCAAACCAATCCGGACTGGTATTATACAGAAACGATTCGAAACGGAAAGGTATATTATAATGCAAATAAAAATTTAAAGGGGATTTTCGCTCAGGGTATGCTTGGGCAGTTCCTGTACGTAAATCCCCAAAAAAAATTGATAATTGTGCGATTAGGGCATAATTGGAGCCATCCGCGATACTATGCCCAGAAATTTATTGAAGAATTGGCTGAAATGATTGATTAA
- the lolD gene encoding Lipoprotein-releasing system ATP-binding protein LolD translates to MIHGKDIHKAYGNIQVLRGVSIDIERGEVVSIVGPSGSGKSTLLHILGTLDKADSGTVTMNGVDVRALSPQKLAAFRNRNIGFVFQFHHLLPEFTALENVCIPGWIAGRKKKEVQQEALELLEILGVSHRLQNKPAELSGGEQQRVAVARALINKPAVVLADEPTGNLDTTNAKELHDLVFDLRDRFRQTFLIVTHNEELARLSDRVLYMKDGLIVSQ, encoded by the coding sequence ATGATACACGGAAAGGATATTCATAAGGCATATGGAAATATACAGGTTTTAAGGGGCGTAAGCATTGATATTGAGCGTGGTGAGGTGGTATCCATCGTGGGGCCTTCAGGAAGCGGAAAAAGTACCTTATTGCACATCTTGGGTACATTGGATAAGGCCGATAGCGGCACAGTGACCATGAATGGGGTGGATGTTCGGGCTTTATCTCCTCAAAAATTGGCGGCTTTTCGTAACCGGAATATAGGCTTTGTGTTTCAGTTTCATCATCTGCTGCCTGAATTTACGGCACTAGAGAATGTGTGTATCCCGGGCTGGATTGCAGGCCGAAAGAAAAAAGAAGTGCAACAGGAAGCCCTGGAACTACTCGAAATTTTGGGCGTATCGCACAGGCTGCAAAATAAGCCAGCCGAATTGAGTGGAGGCGAACAACAGCGGGTAGCTGTTGCAAGAGCCCTGATTAACAAGCCCGCTGTGGTATTGGCAGACGAACCTACCGGAAATCTGGATACTACCAATGCCAAAGAACTTCATGATCTGGTGTTTGATCTGCGCGACAGATTCCGCCAAACATTCCTGATTGTAACGCATAATGAAGAGCTTGCCAGGCTTAGTGACCGCGTTTTATACATGAAGGACGGCCTTATTGTTTCGCAATAG
- the nanT_2 gene encoding Sialic acid transporter NanT, whose translation MKKTTNETRVITKVIAASSLGTMIEWYDFYIFGMLAKTISTEFFPEGNATAALLSTLAIFAAGFIVRPFGALVFGRLGDILGRKSTFLLTLVLMGGSTFLIGLVPGYKTIGIAAPLLVLLLRLIQGLALGGEYGGAATYVAEHAPLGRRGFFTSWIQTTATLGLFLALGVIMLVKYSMDDAAFNAEWGGWRYPFWFSILLVGVSIYIRMKMQESPLFSKLKSEGKTATNPLKESFSHKANFKMVLLALFGAVMGQGVIWYTGQFYAQSFLETKVLLNFEQSRTIMLWAILFATPFFIFWGWLSDKIGRKWIMLAGMVIAILTYRPIFGYFLKNADVTKWEQTIAHEAPETVVKSAQANGDETITYRQEIKLASGGGYVKERTDVVNVATGAVATGQTMYKEKVLPDNLYWKYVGLVFLLIFYVTMVYGPIAAFLVELFPVRIRYTSMSLPYHIGNGVFGGLVPFIGVLLQTNFTADPLVGLWYPIGVAALCFIIGAFYLNNGIDENVND comes from the coding sequence ATGAAAAAAACGACTAACGAAACGCGCGTAATTACCAAGGTTATAGCGGCTTCTTCGCTGGGAACCATGATCGAATGGTACGATTTCTACATTTTTGGAATGCTGGCTAAAACTATCTCCACCGAGTTTTTTCCCGAAGGAAATGCTACTGCAGCGCTGCTAAGTACGCTGGCCATTTTTGCTGCCGGTTTCATTGTACGACCTTTCGGCGCATTGGTGTTTGGCCGGCTAGGCGATATTTTAGGAAGAAAGTCTACGTTTTTATTAACACTTGTTTTGATGGGCGGTTCCACGTTTCTCATAGGACTCGTGCCCGGATATAAAACCATTGGTATTGCAGCTCCTTTGCTGGTGCTATTATTACGTTTAATACAAGGATTGGCGTTAGGGGGCGAATACGGTGGCGCGGCTACCTATGTAGCAGAACATGCCCCCTTAGGCAGGCGTGGATTTTTTACCAGCTGGATACAGACCACGGCTACGTTAGGATTGTTTCTGGCGTTAGGGGTGATCATGCTGGTGAAATATAGTATGGATGATGCAGCATTTAATGCAGAGTGGGGAGGATGGCGCTATCCTTTCTGGTTCTCCATTTTGCTGGTTGGAGTGTCCATTTATATACGGATGAAGATGCAGGAGTCGCCCTTATTCTCCAAACTGAAATCCGAAGGTAAAACCGCCACGAATCCACTTAAAGAAAGTTTCAGCCATAAGGCTAATTTCAAAATGGTGTTATTGGCACTGTTCGGGGCTGTAATGGGGCAGGGAGTGATTTGGTATACCGGTCAGTTCTATGCACAGAGTTTTTTGGAAACAAAAGTGCTGCTCAATTTTGAGCAAAGTCGTACGATTATGTTGTGGGCCATTTTATTTGCTACCCCGTTCTTTATTTTCTGGGGATGGCTCAGCGATAAGATAGGTCGTAAATGGATCATGTTGGCAGGAATGGTTATTGCGATACTTACCTATCGTCCTATTTTCGGTTATTTTTTAAAGAATGCTGATGTTACAAAGTGGGAGCAAACTATTGCTCATGAAGCTCCGGAAACTGTAGTAAAGAGTGCACAGGCTAACGGTGATGAAACCATAACATATCGACAGGAAATAAAACTAGCCTCAGGGGGAGGTTATGTAAAAGAACGTACCGATGTCGTAAATGTAGCTACCGGTGCAGTTGCTACCGGCCAAACCATGTATAAGGAAAAGGTGCTTCCGGATAATTTATACTGGAAATATGTGGGATTAGTGTTTTTGTTGATTTTTTATGTGACCATGGTATATGGTCCCATTGCAGCCTTCTTAGTTGAACTATTCCCCGTGCGGATTCGCTATACTTCAATGTCGTTGCCCTATCATATAGGTAACGGTGTGTTTGGCGGTTTGGTGCCTTTTATCGGTGTATTGTTACAAACGAACTTTACAGCAGATCCGCTGGTGGGACTTTGGTATCCGATAGGTGTAGCTGCACTTTGCTTCATTATAGGAGCTTTCTATCTCAACAATGGGATTGATGAAAACGTGAATGATTAA